TCCCTCCGAAACCCCTCGCTCGGTTACGCGGATCCGCCCGTAACCAAGAATTTCGGAACCATCAGGGCCAAAGCTACGGTCGACATCGTTATGAAACCAATGAGAAGTTATACGGAGGAATATAACGTCGTTATCAACGTGACAATCTCATCGAAGGGAGTCGAAGCCGATGACTCGGAAGAGGTTCCGAACGCAGACGGCGTTTTGTGGTCGTGGGAAAATCGGTTGAGCCATGTAATGGTCATTTCGCGCCATGTATCATGTGGGGCCCCTTGGGCATTTAGCCCCCATGCCCGCTCGCTCGCTCTCACTCTCTGTCCTTAACAAACATCTCTAAGTCCGATTAGGGAAATCAAATGAATGACAACGCTAGAAACAGAGGATTAATTGCATGAATACCATAAAATGGCGCCACTACGAAAACGGTCATCGACGTGAGGAAGAGCGAGAGAAATTCTAAAAGTACCATTTAGCCCCCAAAATAACGTGttaccagagagagaagagagagagagagagagagagagagagagagagagagagagagaattaggatgGTGCAGaattaccaaaaaagaaaaaaaagcacacgCACAACATCGAAGAATGAATTGTTACTGAAGAAAGAATGCTTTAATACATTCATTACAATAAATGGATAGAAATTAATGTTAACTATGTAACAGAGTCAAATCAGCGTTGGGCCTTACTAAAGTTAATTGTTAAAGACAATGTTGAGCCTACTACATCATATGTAACAATTGGTGTAATAAATAATACTGCGGACACCACTGAGAGTGTTACATTAAGGACTAAAAAAGTAACATATAAATTATTACGGTATCTAAATTGTTCATTCTTATACAGTATACATACGTGTGCCTTCTTTGAAATTACGTTAAGAAAGAATTTTTAAAGTGAGTGACACTTATGTAAGGTGGCTTTTGAACAACTGTTTATATGTACGGTAAATTTCAATCTCATTCTGGCTTCTGCGACTTTTATTaccgcttattattattattattattattattattattattattattattattattatcatcatcactgaTGCTAATGCTTGTTTGTTGCTACTATATGCTTAATATGCGACTTGTTCCCATAGCttccattactaaaaaaaaaaaaacaaggatacGGAAATCTAATAACGAAACCTTTGGTTACCTTTCACTACTATTACTGCTAGTGCAGGTACTGTTATTAATGTTGGTGCTACTAATACCGATATTAATGctactaataatataatgataaccaGGAATATGCAAAATCTTAAATAATAGCAACGAACAGCTTAGCATACCACAAAACCCTTCGAAAACGACGTGATACGGGTCTGGACAGCTAGTGTTCCCAATATTCATTCACAACGGTCTTAACACAACTTCGGCTACAATCTACCACTGTCAACTAACCTAGGTACTGCTAACCACAAAACACCTAATTTACTACCTAGGTCACTTCTGAGATCTTgggtataaaaaaagaagaaaaaaaaaaaaacattaaaaaaattttatgtttaaGAACTTGCAAAAGACCTGGGAGTCTTATTGCTCAATATGACCCAAGTGAAAccaagtgtgagtgtgtgtatgtatgtgtatgtataatatatatatatatattatatatatatatatatatatatatatatatatacacatactcccAGGTCTATTGCAAATTCCTAAGCATTGAGTTTTTGAACGACAAATGTTTAGCATTAGAATGTCATAACAGACAAAATGTAGTACATGCACGAGTTCCAAGTCTTTCATTTGATATAGAAACAACTGACAAACTCCAACTGCAATTGAATGacagcggaagagagagagaattcgtccTACATCTTGTTTAGATCAtgagaaaaaaacacatttcCTTCTCTCATTCTTTGAACTCGTCTGCAAAAAATAATATCGAGACTCTACCATGATTTATTCTGTGAAAATGTTACTCTAGTCAtttaatactttattattattattattattattattattattattattattattattattattattattattattattattatcatttcagtagatgaaacctaggCATCTGGAACTAGCACACAAGGGTCATTGGCTTGAaaattaagcttccaaagaatgttggtttcaacctcccaacgCAGATctcacactgcagcagtagctgatcatgatacagagccagtaacttttcatcacccttggggagacgcgaacccactTCATCTGaatggcataccacgacactaaccaataTACCGGctaaatcattaaatcattaCCAACATTTCGTTAACCTTCCTTCGTCGATGAAGTCACATCAGAGAAACCCAGATTTCGATCATGTCAATAAACAATTGTATTTCCTACGATCTCCAGAAGCTAAGAGCTATTGACCCAATCGCCACTATTTAATCAATCACTTATTATCGGATAAAATGCTTCTATACAGAATCCACCGAATAAGCTTacgaaaaaaaattctggaaataGATGTCGACAACATTAACAAGAGTCAAGAGAAACTGCTGCCATTCCATTGAATTTAACAAAATGAAGGGTTAAATTCTACCGTCCGCAAACAGAtcgcatgaaaatgtaaaaaaaaaaaaaaaaaggacgatatTACCATGAGGATATACATTATTTCTTTTCCTGAAGGGTTTCATGATATCTGCAATAACGATGCTTCGATTCCAAAGAAACTACATATGCCACAGTCTTGACTTACCAGGATTAATAAGcggtttgtttgtatattttgtaaatgtttattgaCTAACCTTCGTTATATTCTTCAGTTTACTTCATTAATGTAAGCGcttgctatttaaaaaaatacacacacacacacacaatagtaaTAACAACGTCTCTCGTCCATGAAATGAAGTTCATCACAAAGATACAACATAAGTTGTATTTTCAgccaattaagaaaaaaatgctcGACTGGGAGAAGAGGCCTACAGATATAATTACCCATCAAATGTCTCGGGGTCTTCAGAGAAAATGCTACCGTGATGCTAGTTATTAAATAACCCACACAGCCATTCCTAAGATTAATAGCAACCTTCGACTTGGTAATTACAGGCCAATCCATACCTCAATGAAACTGTTATGAAGAATTTCGAGCGCACCCATCtcctcctacccccccccccccccacattctttctctcttctctctctctctctctctctctctctctctcgctgctctctcctctctcatacatGAACATTTCAAAAAGAATTATTACGAATAAATATTAAACCATGAAatccgtttctctctctttctctcgtcctctctctctctctctctctctctctctctctcatacacaaaaatttcaaaaagaaTATTACGAGTAATATATCAAACCATGAaatcagtgtctctctctctctctctctctctctctctctctctctctctctctctctctcatatataaatttcaaaaagaatattacgtataatatattaaaccatgaaatcagtctctctctctctctctctctctctctctctctctctctctctctctctctctctctctctcatacatagaTTTCAAAAAGAAGGTTACAAGTAATATACCAAACCAtgaaatcagtctctctctctctctctctctctctctctctctctctctctctctctctctctctctctctctctctcatacacatttcAAAAAGAATGTTATAAGTAATATTTCAAACCATGaaatcagtatctctctctctctgtcatatacataaatttcaaaaagAATGTTACAAGTAATATACCAAACCAtgaaatcagtctctctctctctctcctctctctctctctctctcatacacaattcAAAAAAGAATGTTATAAGTAATATTTCAAACCCATGaaatcagtatctctctctctctctctctctatctaacatTTCAAAAAGAAAGTTTAAAGTAAATCCAaaccttcgctctctctctctctcatacacacttcAAAAAGAATGTTATAAGTAATATTTCAAACCATGaaatcagtatctctctctctctctctctctcatttaaaaaatatttttgaactaTGCTCCCCTATATATTCATAATGAAGACCCGAAAGAAACTTTCGGAATATTTCAGGCTacctctctctgcttctctcattTGCCAAGAAACTTCCGACGCCTCAAAGAATCCTTGAAAGCTCATTGGCAGAATCGCATCAATTTACTGCTGGCGTAATCAATAAATATCCGTCAATTTTCCACCTGTGTCTAATCATTCAATCTTTATTACTCCTTGATGCCTCGATGATCAGCTGCTTGAAGGCGAGTCCGAATCCGTGAAGGCTAAATGAAAGTATCGGAcctcttttcattttgaaaaacgcTATATTCATCATACCATAATGAGACGAACTGAATATTCTAAATGCCGCCGCCCACACCCTAAATGCAAGCGAAGGACCATAGAGGATCCTTTACTTACATAACCAACGAACACGAGGGAAGCTAGGATAAAAGGATTCGGACGAAGGTCAGTTGGCTATACATCACGTCGCGTAACACAAGTGGCGCTCACCATGGGTTACGAGTTGCCCGAGGTACGAAaagcttcactttttttttcaccggAAGGCACGGTGAGTAATTGCAATACGCATTACGTATGTGCATTTGTTAAATCCAAGTGTTCCAAATTCTGAGTGGGATAATAAGCGCATCCTTTTAATTAGCAAGAGCGAGTGCCAGGTACCTTCGTTATCCTGAAATGAGAACGAAAAACTTGAAATATATTGATGCTCATTATTTTCTGATTATCAATATTTTACGGTGTCACGAGACCGTAAAATAATGAATCGACCAAAACTGGGCCGAAATGGGAGAAAATGGGGCCATCCAAATAGGCATACCGGCGTAACACAGGGAGCACGGCAGGATGACCCCGTTTATACGGCTTCGCCCTCGATAACCTGACCTAACCACCCCCTTCCCGGCCACCAGtaccacacacactatacacacccCCGTCAAGATGATTATATTAAATACAGAGTATTAAACGCAAGATGGGATGTAACCATATAATTCAAGTTTGTTGACACTTAATCTTGCGAAGTATACGGTAATTAGTGGAGCGTTTTTCTTTAATTAAGCCCTTGGGGGTTTTAATAACCTTTAATGAAGCGGTTtacagctaagagagagagagagagagagagagagagaatctctgtaGGAGAGAACATATAAATGTCTTATGGCGACGATTACTTCGCTGAAGTCCTTAAGCTTTGATACAAATTGACAGACCAATGAACAATCTtctaacttttttctctctctctctctctctctctctctctctctctctctctctctctctctctctacacccaaGCTGTGATGCACAACGGTCGTCTAATAATCAATTTATCTACTTCAACGCTTAGGTTACGTTAACGGAAGCACGGTGGGTTTTGAAGGGCGCACGCCCAGCTGTCCCCCCATGTCCTGTTAAAGCATCGAACGCGGGTCGTCCAGGTGCGAGCCAGGCAGACCCACGGTCTCTTTCTTAGACCTGCTACTGTAGCCAAGCTACGAGAGGGCAGATAGAGATAAGGATACAACAGAGATACAACGACAAGAGTGGGAGCAGGAgagaaaggacgagagagagagattatttgttCTCCAAGAGAAAGTTGATTGGGTGACAGAGTAGGTGAGCAGTTGTTTCACCCCAACGAgtcaatagaatagaatatatgggatttaggccaaaggacaagcgctgggacctttgaagTCATTCgccgctgaaagagaaattgagagaaaaaaagggtttgaaaggcgtaacagaaggaaaacctcccagttccacaagttaggagagggtggaaactaagatggaagagaatatgaacggaggtatagtaaaaggaatgaaagggggttgcagctaggggccgaagggacgttgcaaagaaccttaaataatgcctatagtgcaccgcgtgCGATACGCTTACAACACCCACCCCTTCATCCCCCCTAAGAGCCCAACAAGACGATAGCAAGTTTAGAGTAATGCTTGGATTATCGGGTTAAATCAAACCGGCCTGATGCCGGCACAAGCCCTTGCCTTAGGACAGGCCTTATAGTTGGTTTGGTAAAGTGTGTGAGGGAGTGAAAGCCCAAGTGGACCTCCTGACTCAGCCCAATCAACATAGACACAGACACGCTTGACAGCTTAGAAATCAAGGGAGGGGAACCCACCATCACTTTAGCAAGAGATCTTGAACGCTTTCCTCTGGCAATGGATTTTGAATGCTCCCATCTTTTAAGATATCTTGAACGCTTCCCTCTGGCAAGAGTTCTTGAACACTTTCCCCTTGAAGACTTTCCCCTGGCAAGAGATCTTGAATGTTTTCGTCTGGCAAGAGATCTTGAACAATTTCCTCTGGCAAGAGATCTTGAATGCTTTCCTCTGGCAAGAGATCTTGAACGATTTCCTCTGGCAAGAGATCTTGAACAATTTCCTCTGGCAAGAGTTCTTGAACGTTTTCCTCTGGCAAGAGATCTTGAACGTTTTCCTCTGGCAAGAGATCTTGAACAATTTCCTCTGGCAAGAGATCTTGAATGATTTCCTCTGGCAAGAGATCTTGAACGTTTTCCTCTGGCAAGAGATCTTGAACAATTTCCTCTGGCAAGAGATCTTGAACGTTTTCCTCTGGCAAGAGATCTTGAACGTTTTCCTCTGGCAAGAGATCTTGAACGTTTTCCTCTGGCAAGAAATCTTGAATGATTTCCTCTGGCAAGAGATCTTGAATTCTTTCCTCTGGCAAGAGATCTTGAACGTTTTCCTCTGGCAAGAGATCTTGAACGTTTTCCTCTGGCAAGAGATCTTGAACGTTTTCCTCTGGCAAGAGATCTTGAATGATTTCCTCTGGCAAGAGATCTTGAACGTTTTCCTCTGGCAAGAGATCTTGAATGATTTCCTCTGGCAAGAGATCTTGAATGATTTCCTCTGGCAAGAGATCTTGAATGTTTTCCTCTGGCAAGAGATCTTGAACGTTTTCCTCTGGCAACGAGATTGTCTTGAATGATTTCCTATGGCAAGAGACATTGAAGATTCTCTGGCAAGAGATCTTGAATGTTTCCCTCGGAAAGATATCTTGAACGTTTTCCTCTGGCAAGAGATCTTGAATATTTTCCT
The nucleotide sequence above comes from Macrobrachium nipponense isolate FS-2020 chromosome 37, ASM1510439v2, whole genome shotgun sequence. Encoded proteins:
- the LOC135209375 gene encoding uncharacterized protein LOC135209375, which produces MLKIFCQRKEKSIQDLLPEESIQDLLPEERIQDLLPEERIQDLLPEENVQDLLPEESIQDLLPEEGVHDLLPEESIQDLLPEEGVHDLLPEESIQDLLPEDLLPEEGVHDLLPEEIVQDLLPEESIQDLLLEEGVHDFLPEEIVHDLLQVESIQDLLPEEIIQDLLPEEIFKYSARRKTFKNLLPDVQDLLARKGKSIQDLFQERKTFKISCRGKQFSRSSCKRKIHSDLAEENSFKISWPEENVRSLAKRKTSRTSCRGNSFKILLPEEKTFKILAKRKTFKISCQKENIQDLLPEENVQDIFPRETFKISCQRIFNVSCHRKSFKTISLPEENVQDLLPEENIQDLLPEEIIQDLLPEEIIQDLLPEENVQDLLPEEIIQDLLPEENVQDLLPEENVQDLLPEENVQDLLPEERIQDLLPEEIIQDFLPEENVQDLLPEENVQDLLPEENVQDLLPEEIVQDLLPEENVQDLLPEEIIQDLLPEEIVQDLLPEENVQDLLPEENVQELLPEEIVQDLLPEEIVQDLLPEESIQDLLPEEIVQDLLPDENIQDLLPGESLQGESVQELLPEGSVQDILKDGSIQNPLPEESVQDLLLK